The proteins below come from a single Cricetulus griseus strain 17A/GY chromosome 6, alternate assembly CriGri-PICRH-1.0, whole genome shotgun sequence genomic window:
- the Trub2 gene encoding mitochondrial mRNA pseudouridine synthase TRUB2 isoform X2, translated as MGSSGLARLQGLFAVYKPPGMKWLHARETVELQLLKGLNAAKPPAPEQRVRFLLGPVEGSEEKKLTLTATSVPTLTTHRLVRGPAFTSLKIGVGHHLDARASGVLVLAVGHGLRLLTDVYDAHLTKDYTVRGLLGKATDSFCEDGRLIEKTTYDHVTREMLDRILARIQGSHQKALVMYSNLDLKSQEAYEMAVQGVIRPMNKSPMLITGTRCLHFAPPEFLLEVQCMHETQQQLRKLVHEIGLELKTAAVCTQVRRTRDGFFRLDDALLRTQWNLHSIQGAIQSAAPRVAAELERNLRLRLGHQQLPSAGQPWGSKDPSSTVEVESYSGQ; from the exons ATGGGGTCTTCGGGCCTGGCTCGCCTGCAGGGCCTCTTCGCGGTCTATAAACCTCCCGGCATGAAATGGCTGCACGCGCGGGAGACCGTGGAGCTGCAGCTGCTGAAAG GTCTCAATGCAGCGAAGCCTCCTGCTCCTGAACAGCGTGTTCGCTTCTTGCTAGGCCCTGTGGAAGGCAGTGAAGAGAAAAAGTTGACACTCACAGCCACCAGTGTGCCCACCCTCACTACCCACAGACTTG TACGTGGCCCAGCATTCACTAGCCTGAAGATTGGTGTTGGACATCACTTGGATGCCCGGGCTTCTGGTGTGCTTG TGCTCGCTGTGGGACATGGACTCAGACTGCTCACCGACGTGTATGATGCTCACCTCACCAAG GATTATACAGTGCGAGGCCTCCTAGGCAAAGCTACAGACAGCTTCTGTGAAGATGGGCGGCTGATAGAGAAGACGACATACG ACCACGTGACGAGAGAAATGCTGGACCGGATCCTGGCTAGAATCCAAGGCTCCCACCAAAAGGCACTGGTGAT GTACTCCAACCTGGACCTGAAGTCCCAGGAGGCCTATGAGATGGCCGTGCAGGGTGTGATCCGGCCCATGAACAAGTCCCCGATGCTCATCACTGGTACCCGCTGCCTGCACTTTGCACCTCCTGAGTTCCTTTTAG AAGTGCAGTGTATGCATGAGACCCAGCAGCAGCTGAGGAAGCTGGTGCATGAAATTGGCCTGGAGCTGAAGACTGCCGCTGTCTGCACGCAAGTGCGGCGCACTCGCGATGGCTTCTTCAGGCTGGATGATGCCCTCCTGAGAACCCAGTGGAATCTACATAGCATCCAGGGTGCCATCCAGTCTGCAGCCCCCCGGGTGGCAGCAGAGCTGGAAAGGAACTTGAGACTGAGGTTGGGCCACCAgcagctccccagtgctgggcagcCTTGGGGCTCCAAGGACCCAAGCTCCACTGTGGAGGTGGAAAGCTATTCGGGGCAGTGA